Below is a window of Nicotiana tabacum cultivar K326 chromosome 19, ASM71507v2, whole genome shotgun sequence DNA.
TTGATTTGGTACATCAATTTTTTTGGATATccgaaaattcaatttttttatacTATATATTTAATCCATATGCAAATAATAACAAGTTCAGTAGCTTACCATCAGaaattatctcatatattcaatattTATTACTAAGTTATTGTTAGAATACGTTCTATTCGGACATGATTTTACTATTGCTAATTCTTATTGGCCTTATTAATGTTTCTGTTGCATTTGTTTGATGATGGTTTCATTACTTGACTGCTTTATTTGAATGATTGTGGTGTGAATGAGAAACTTTTTAGGCAATTTAACATAAATACTTCATTTGAATGTTCATTTTTTGTAAGAAGAAGAAATATCTCAACTTATAGGCGCAAAACCGGGAATCTGAAATATCCAAACCGATTAATCCGAAACTGAACTTAAAAAATCTGATCTAATCCGAGCTTATTTGAATTGGATTTGGATTGTCATTTCTTCAATCCGATAACCGATGATTCAAACCGAAATTTTTTCAATCCGAACTATCCGAACGTCCACCCCTAACAAGCGCTCGTTATGCTACATAAAATTAAGGGTAATTGACTAGGTAGATAGGGAAAAATTGTGTTCACGTTTGATGTATAATTAATCACTAAACTCCCATATCTCTCGTCTAACTTCCTGTACCGATAAAATCTTAGCTTAGAAATTGTTGGAATTGGAGGTCCAACATCTTGCATCCATGACTTGTAATTCCATCTTCAGTGGTGCGCCTCCTTTTAAAATCTTGGATCCGCTTCTAGGCCAGATCCTTAGGCTGCAGAGTTTAAAAATCATCAAGAACTTAATACTTCTCTTATACTCTTTGTTTTGtcctttatatttttctttattcctcCATCTAAGAAGAAAATGGATATGGGGAATCAGAAATCTTTAAAAAGAGGAGGGGGCATATTTCCTATTAAAGCTGTTGACCACCTACCTTGTATTCCATATTCTTTATACATAATGAAAAGCATCACATGATTACCTACTCGCTTCTTTTATTATATTGATAAAAAAGTTAAACCATAGCGTGACATGAGGAATAACAGTTACTTAGATGGCTGGACACCAAAACACTTTACTTCTCTGTCATTTTGCATATACGTCCAAACTAAATAATACTAGTATTAAGTTATCTACACCGCCATTGTGAAAACAGTACACTATCTGAATAGTCTTAACATCTTATAAAGTGATGTACGGTTCAAACTCAGTGAATAATGAATTCGTATATCCCTATTCCTCTCCATTTAAATATTAATATCGTGTTGGTGACAGTGTTCGATCGCCTCATATGCACTTATACATAACATGATAACATGATATGCTCTTACAGCTGAACAAAACCTTCCGCGCAAAATTTTACGGGTGATCATTCAATTGTGTTTATTATTCAAAAgttattttttcaaaatcattcaactttgtattcattactcaaaaattatttttctttcttttattatacaaaaattattttactttactcTATTTATTGCAAAAGTCACCTTGGCCATattttataatacttttacttgaaaagtctattatgtcaTTGACATTAATCCtctcatttatgtaataccttctatattatatactatataatatatttttacctaggtattttacttataattaaaataactttaaattattttatttattatttttataatatattcatacatttaattttttcatgGCACTCAATTTTTTTAATCATATTCAAACACGAACATATGTTaatgataaaaaatatttattttttaatatttatttaaaataataaaaacagatttgtttaacaaatgatagttttttatagtcaataaaaattttaaaaaaagttttaaagatatttgtgtttaatattaattttttaaagctttatctgttaatattatttatttgaaagtattaatcTGATGCGTCATTTTACTAGATGTGGGtagtttatttattaaattaatgggTATGGCTTGGCTGATAAATCAATGAgctttgattttttaatttttattaaacataTTTCATTAAGTATGATTAAGAACGTGGACTTGAGATTTGTTCGCGgtaatgttattgataaatataaTAATACTACTTATATATCTTGAAAAGTAAtactaagaaaaaaataaatatacgagtataaaaataataaacaaaataatattaagttattttaattataagtaaaatacctgGGTAAAAGTATAATATGTagaatataatatagaaggtattacataaatggGAGGATTTATATTGAcaagggcataatagacttttcaggtGAATGGTTTGTAAAATCTGGTCAATGATtattgtgataactagagcatagtaaaataatttttgtgtaacaaaagaaagaaaaatgacttttgggtaatgaacacaaagttgaatgacttttacgtaacaaaagaaagaaaagtgacttttgaataatgaacacaaagttgaagaCCACCCATAAAATTTATTCAGTAAAATTTATACATCTTACTAGTACCGGGACCGTATAAGAAAAATTTAGGACccgtttggtcatagattttgtcaaaataaacttggattttatttggcaaatacaagtttggccatagattttgcctatattttggtaaaatcccaaatcccaaatctcaaatcccaaaaccagctcaatagctGATTTTGGGCCAAATCCCTAATAATAcacatgtttttccaaaataaatttggaaaatatgttttgaaaacgtaTGTCCAAACATATTTTCATCTCCAAGTCAAACTTCAGCCAAAAcagattttttaaaacaaatttaagaatttatggccaaacactagcTTAGTCTCGCCATGTTGCCACAACCAGGGACCACTTCAAACAGAAAGGGGTAAAATAAAAAAGGTTACCACGGCAGTGAACAGATAGGATAAAAAGGCTGGTGGTTTACTGTTGGAATGAAGACTTGATAACCAAAAACGAAAAAAGGGTGGTTTTTATTGCACGATGGATGGACCATGTCAACAAATATCACAAGACCATTGAATATGGGCATATTCTTCCCGTTCGGTATTCTTCCATCCACATTCTAGAACCATTCATTCATTTATCCATAACCTTGATATGGTAGAAGATAATAGAATTTGGATAACCTAGTGCCATAGGGTAAAGAATTTTTGGCTTTCGTTTTGGCCGGTTATATCTGTATTACACCCTTAACTATTTCATCGAATACCTGCTACCACCTATTAACAAATACACCCTTAACTATTTCACCGAATAAATCGACTGAATAACTTCACCCAAATGAAAAGAAATCAACTCTTAACACATATACGGAATAACTTCACTATCAATACCTAGAAAAATCACCTCAActaattggttttgagtttttggCTTTTCCACTCAAAGCCAGAACCAAGTAAAGTGAGAGTAACACTACCATCACCAAAGGGGTAGGAAGGAATCGCCCTTTTGTTTTTTGCCATCAGTAACACAACCCCACTCGAGCCAGCCATGTGGACAGTGGACCTTGTTACCATTACTGTGGAGAAAAGAAAGGAACATTATCTGCCCTTCCACAGTAAGATTCAAAGTAGAAATATAACATTTTTGCTTGCAGACAAATCAAAGCAACCCCACTTGCTTGCTGATACTTCCATTGAAGTTTAAGCTAATATCCCACCACGACAGGAGAGCCATGTGGATCAATTATTtcacaaatacaaataaagaAAATTCAATGCAACCAATCACAATCTTATTGGTAGCATATTGAGGAGAAAAGCCCACAATGTTTCACAATTCTTCCGCTagatatgcaaacaatcaatcaaactaaaagacaatgATTTTATTTATACAAAAAACTCCCTCATAGTAATTATTCACAATGACTATTACTTGTAAAAACTCAGATAGAATGTACAAAATGGAAGGTTGCAAACGAACCACAACATGCCTCAATATATTGATGAAAGGAAAAGGGCTAATAAGGTTGGAGCAGAATTTACAGATTTTGTGCTTCAACTGCTTCTCTTTATGCAGTATGGGTAAGATTCACAGCCCTGTTCAGTCTGTCGAGAATACCATTGGCCTTTCTCTTGGCCCTTGCTGTACCATTTTGAGCAAGTTGAGAGATTGTCCCGTAGGTTTTCTCCTCATCCCTTATTATCTTCCACTTGGTTCTGTCGGTATAACAGATTGTGTAAAGGATTGCAATACAATTCTCCTTGCTGCGAGCACAAGAGGTCTCCCTTATTATATTAACCAAACATGGAACTGCTCCAAGGTCTCCCATTTCCTCAATTGCCTTTTGATTAGTTGATAGCATTGCTAGTATGGCTAGCAATTCGTCGACATGCACGTTATTCATTATCTTTTTCAGGATAACCCTCACGGCACCATCTCTAACCGCTCTTGCCTTATTATCATGGATAATGCACAGACTAAAAATAGCTGAAGCAACATCCTTCATCGCTACCGGATTCCCTTCATCTAAGAGTTCAACCAGCGGTTTCAGAGCACCAGATTTTCCGATAAGCTCTTTATTAGAGTCGAGGGCAGACAGTGTGAAAAGGGCAGCAGCTGCATTGCTCCTTGTTTCAATCGTTCCTGATCTTAATGCGTCCATAAGAAGTGGAACAACCATTGGAGTCTCTGCGACGAGCTTCTTGTTATTGTCATGGATGGAAAGATTCAAAAGTGTCGTGATTATGTCTTCTTGGAGATTCGGATGAACACCACTATTGCTTCGAGA
It encodes the following:
- the LOC107821079 gene encoding U-box domain-containing protein 9; its protein translation is MAKTGIVEGDPISVATAKAATELKRELQRLVKAILSEDEINVDAIDKTHQTLFALKDLKLKRQSSFRTPPDSARVLPDEFRCPLSKELMRDPVIVSTGQTYDRPFIQKWLNAGNRTCPRTQQVLSHTILTPNHLIREMISQWCKNNGIQMPDPVQYLNDEGLTEADRDLFFSLLEKMSSILSDQKVAARELRLLTKKMPSFRALFGESADAIPQLMRPLSRSNSGVHPNLQEDIITTLLNLSIHDNNKKLVAETPMVVPLLMDALRSGTIETRSNAAAALFTLSALDSNKELIGKSGALKPLVELLDEGNPVAMKDVASAIFSLCIIHDNKARAVRDGAVRVILKKIMNNVHVDELLAILAMLSTNQKAIEEMGDLGAVPCLVNIIRETSCARSKENCIAILYTICYTDRTKWKIIRDEEKTYGTISQLAQNGTARAKRKANGILDRLNRAVNLTHTA